A window of Tripterygium wilfordii isolate XIE 37 chromosome 7, ASM1340144v1, whole genome shotgun sequence contains these coding sequences:
- the LOC120003095 gene encoding ABC transporter G family member 28-like isoform X3 has translation MSSRENVNADDRVCFLSVFVLFMIVLSLPRPAACQDGSSYSNNPAAAQIFSELFFKSISNMTSVFKDDIKEQFRFCIEDVDADWDAAFNFSKNTAFLSNCAKKTKGDMSQRLCTAAEIKFYFSSFYERGSKRANYLKPNKNCNLSSWVSGCEPGWACSAGGQKVDLKNSKDMPIRTASCAPCCEGFFCPHGITCMIPCPLGAFCPLAKLNKTTGICDPYHYQLPPGQPNHTCGGADVWADIESSSELFCSAGSYCPSTVQKIPCSSGHFCRTGSISQQSCFRLATCELKSENQNITAYGVLLFAGLSFVLIIIYNCSDQVLATRERRQAKTREKAVQSVRETAQAREKWKSAKDIAKKHAIGLQTQLSRTFSRRKSQRQPDQLRGLAQAKPGSDAALPPNPLGFTGQSSAATKGKKKEKSNLTQMLHEIESDPEGHEGFNLEIGDKNYKKNAPRGKQLHTQSQMFRYAYGQIEREKALQEQNKNLTFSGVISMANDIEIRKRLMVEVAFKDLTLTLKGKNKHLLRCVTGKLMPGRVSAVMGPSGAGKTTFLSALTGKAAGCTMSGMVLVNGKMEPIQSYKRIIGFVPQDDIVHGNLTVEENLWFSARCRLEADLPKPEKVLVVERVIESLGLQPVRDCLVGTIEKRGISGGQRKRVNVGLEMVMEPSLLILDEPTSGLDSSSSQLLLRALRREALEGVNICMVVHQPSYTLFRMFDDLILLAKGGLTVYHGPVKKVEEYFTGLGINVPDRVNPPDYFIDILEGILKPNTSTGVTYKQLPIRWMLHNGYPVPMDMLQSADGLAASASENSAHGGGSVNGGDGQSFAGDFWQDVKCNVEMKKDTLQHNFLKSGDLSDRKVPGVFQQYKYFIGRVGKQRLREARTQAVDYLILLLAGICLGTLAKVSDETFGAVGYTYTVIAVSLLCKIAALRSFSMDKLHYWRESGSGMSSMAYFLSKDTVDHFNTIIKPLVYLSMFYFFNNPRSSVGDNYIVLVCLVYCVTGIAYALALFFEPGPAQLWSVLLPVVLTLIATHTENSKIVENISNLCYTKWALEAFVVSNAKRYSGVWIITRCGSLMTNGYDLSHYSRSLVFLLLTGLASRIVAFIVMVTFQKK, from the exons ATGAGCAGCAGAGAGAACGTTAATGCGGATGATCGCGTttgttttctctctgttttcgtACTGTTCATGATTGTTCTGAGTTTACCACGGCCGGCTGCGTGTCAAGATGGCAGCAGCTATAGTAACAATCCAGCCGCCGCACAGATCTTCTCggaattgttttttaaaagcatTTCTAATATGACCTCCGTCTTTAAAGATGACATCAAAGAGCAGTTTAGGTTTTGCATAGAGGATGT GGATGCAGATTGGGATGCAGCATTCAATTTCTCCAAAAATACTGCGTTCTTGTCCAATTGCGCCAAAAAGACCAAAG GAGATATGTCACAGCGTCTGTGCACAGCGGCAGAAATAAAGTTCTACTTCTCTAGTTTCTATGAAAGAGGATCAAAGAGAGCCAATTATTTGAAACCTAACAAGAACTGTAATTTGAGCTCTTGGGTATCTGGATGTGAGCCAGGATGGGCATGCAGTGCTGGTGGTCAGAAAGTAGATCTCAAAAACTCAAAGGATATGCCTATTAGAACTGCTAGTTGTGCACCTTGTTGTGAGGGTTTCTTCTGCCCTCATGGTATTACTTGCATGATCC CTTGCCCATTGGGTGCTTTCTGCCCACTTGCAAAACTAAATAAAACAACAGGCATATGTGACCC ATACCATTACCAACTTCCTCCTGGACAGCCAAACCATACCTGTGGGGGAGCTGATGTTTGGGCTGATATAGAGAGTAGTAGTGAATTATTCTGTTCAGCTGGATCATATTGTCCATCTACAGTCCAGAAAATTCCTTGCAGTAGTGG GCATTTTTGCAGGACAGGTTCTATTTCTCAACAAA GTTGCTTTCGGTTGGCCACATGTGAGCTAAAATCGGAAAATCAGAACATCACTGCATACGGCGTCTTACTTTTT GCTGGATTAAGTTTTGTGCTTATCATTATATATAACTGCTCTGACCAAGTTCTCGCAACTCGAGAGAGAAGACAAGCGAAAACCAGGGAAAAGGCAGTTCAAAGTGTGAGAGAAACTGCACAAGCTCGTGAGAAGTGGAAATCTGCTAAAGACATTGCTAAGAAGCATGCAATTGGACTACAAACACAGTTATCACGTACATTTTCTCGCAGGAAATCTCAAAGGCAACCGGACCAGCTGAGAGGTCTGGCTCAAGCTAAACCTGGATCAGATGCTGCCTTACCTCCTAATCCATTGGGTTTTACAGGGCAGTCATCTGCTGCAACTaaagggaagaaaaaggaaaagagcaACCTCACAcaaatgttgcatgaaattGAGAGCGATCCTGAGGGTCATGAAGGGTTCAATCTGGAGATAGGAGataaaaactataaaaagaaTGCACCTAGGGGTAAGCAGTTGCATACTCAAAGCCAAATGTTCAGGTATGCATATGGCCAAATTGAAAGGGAAAAAGCTTTGCAGGAGCAGAATAAAAACTTAACCTTCTCTGGAGTAATCTCAATGGCTAATGATATTGAAATTAGAAAGAGGCTTATGGTTGAGGTTGCTTTCAAGGATTTAACCCTCACTTTGAAAGGGAAGAACAAACATTTGCTAAGATGTGTGACTGGGAAACTGATGCCTGGCCGAGTTTCTGCCGTCATGGGCCCATCTGGGGCTGGTAAAACAACGTTTCTTTCCGCTTTGACTGGAAAAGCAGCTGGATGCACCATGTCCGGTATGGTTCTTGTAAATGGGAAGATGGAACCTATTCAATCCTACAAAAGAATCATTGGTTTTGTCCCCCAAGATGACATTGTGCATGGAAACTTGACAGTGGAGGAGAATCTCTGGTTCAGTGCAAGATGCAG ACTCGAAGCTGATTTGCCGAAACCGGAAAAGGTTCTGGTTGTTGAAAGAGTCATTGAGTCATTGGGCTTGCAGCCAGTGCGGGATTGTCTTGTCGGGACCATAGAAAAGCGAGGAATCTCAGGAGGTCAGAGAAAACGTGTAAATGTTGGGCTGGAAATGGTCATGGAACCTTCACTTCTGATTTTAGATGAACCCACATCTGGCTTGGATAGTTCATCTTCCCAATTATTATTAAGAGCTCTTCGACGTGAAGCTCTTGAAGGAGTGAACATTTGCATGGTTGTCCACCAACCGAG CTACACTTTGTTCAGGATGTTTGATGATTTAATCCTTCTAGCCAAGGGTGGTCTCACAGTATATCATGGACCTGTGAAAAAAGTCGAAGAGTATTTTACTGGCCTCGGGATTAATGTTCCAGATCGTGTTAATCCACCAGATTATTTCATAGACATTTTGGAAGGAATATTAAAACCAAACACAAGCACGGGCGTTACTTACAAGCAACTTCCAATTAGGTGGATGCTACACAATGGTTATCCAGTTCCCATGGACATGTTACAGAGTGCTGATGGATTGGCAGCATCCGCCAGTGAAAACTCTGCTCATGGAGGAGGTTCAGTTAATGGTGGAGATGGACAGTCTTTTGCTGGAGATTTTTGGCAGGATGTGAAGTGTAATGTTGAGATGAAGAAAGATACTTTACAGCATAATTTCCTAAAATCAGGTGACTTATCTGATCGGAAAGTCCCTGGCGTCTTTCAGCAATACAAATACTTCATTGGAAG GGTTGGTAAACAGCGACTACGAGAAGCAAGGACACAAGCTGTAgattatttgattttattgcTGGCTGGAATCTGCTTAGGAACACTGGCTAAAGTGAGCGACGAAACTTTTGGGGCAGTTGGTTATACCTACACTGTCATTGCAGTTT CTCTCCTATGCAAGATTGCGGCATTGAGATCATTTTCTATGGACAAGCTACACTACTGGAGAGAAAGTGGTTCTGGGATGAGTTCCATGGCTTACTTCCTTTCAAAAGATACAGTTGACCATTTCAATACAATTATCAAGCCCTTGGTGTATCTCTCGATGTTCTATTTCTTCAATAATCCAAGATCATCAGTCGGagataattatattgttttagtCTGCCTGGTGTACTGCGTGACAGGAATAGCATACGCATTGGCCCTTTTCTTTGAACCTGGTCCAGCCCAACTG TGGTCAGTGCTTCTTCCGGTCGTTTTGACTCTGATAGCCACTCATACCGAAAACAGCAAAATTGTGGAGAATATATCCAACTTGTGCTACACTAAGTGGGCCTTGGAGGCATTTGTTGTATCAAATGCAAAAAG ATATTCAGGAGTGTGGATCATCACAAGATGCGGTTCGCTTATGACAAATGGATATGATCTGAGTCATTACAGTCGTTCCTTAGTCTTCCTTCTCCTCACTGGTTTAGCCAGTCGTATTGTTGCCTTCATCGTAATGGTGACCTTCCAAAAGAAGTAG
- the LOC120003095 gene encoding ABC transporter G family member 28-like isoform X2 translates to MSSRENVNADDRVCFLSVFVLFMIVLSLPRPAACQDGSSYSNNPAAAQIFSELFFKSISNMTSVFKDDIKEQFRFCIEDVDADWDAAFNFSKNTAFLSNCAKKTKGDMSQRLCTAAEIKFYFSSFYERGSKRANYLKPNKNCNLSSWVSGCEPGWACSAGGQKVDLKNSKDMPIRTASCAPCCEGFFCPHACPLGAFCPLAKLNKTTGICDPYHYQLPPGQPNHTCGGADVWADIESSSELFCSAGSYCPSTVQKIPCSSGHFCRTGSISQQSCFRLATCELKSENQNITAYGVLLFAGLSFVLIIIYNCSDQVLATRERRQAKTREKAVQSVRETAQAREKWKSAKDIAKKHAIGLQTQLSRTFSRRKSQRQPDQLRGLAQAKPGSDAALPPNPLGFTGQSSAATKGKKKEKSNLTQMLHEIESDPEGHEGFNLEIGDKNYKKNAPRGKQLHTQSQMFRYAYGQIEREKALQEQNKNLTFSGVISMANDIEIRKRLMVEVAFKDLTLTLKGKNKHLLRCVTGKLMPGRVSAVMGPSGAGKTTFLSALTGKAAGCTMSGMVLVNGKMEPIQSYKRIIGFVPQDDIVHGNLTVEENLWFSARCRLEADLPKPEKVLVVERVIESLGLQPVRDCLVGTIEKRGISGGQRKRVNVGLEMVMEPSLLILDEPTSGLDSSSSQLLLRALRREALEGVNICMVVHQPSYTLFRMFDDLILLAKGGLTVYHGPVKKVEEYFTGLGINVPDRVNPPDYFIDILEGILKPNTSTGVTYKQLPIRWMLHNGYPVPMDMLQSADGLAASASENSAHGGGSVNGGDGQSFAGDFWQDVKCNVEMKKDTLQHNFLKSGDLSDRKVPGVFQQYKYFIGRVGKQRLREARTQAVDYLILLLAGICLGTLAKVSDETFGAVGYTYTVIAVSLLCKIAALRSFSMDKLHYWRESGSGMSSMAYFLSKDTVDHFNTIIKPLVYLSMFYFFNNPRSSVGDNYIVLVCLVYCVTGIAYALALFFEPGPAQLWSVLLPVVLTLIATHTENSKIVENISNLCYTKWALEAFVVSNAKRFAETFPLYVLLFPNLCLLSFVMLIYSITRRYSGVWIITRCGSLMTNGYDLSHYSRSLVFLLLTGLASRIVAFIVMVTFQKK, encoded by the exons ATGAGCAGCAGAGAGAACGTTAATGCGGATGATCGCGTttgttttctctctgttttcgtACTGTTCATGATTGTTCTGAGTTTACCACGGCCGGCTGCGTGTCAAGATGGCAGCAGCTATAGTAACAATCCAGCCGCCGCACAGATCTTCTCggaattgttttttaaaagcatTTCTAATATGACCTCCGTCTTTAAAGATGACATCAAAGAGCAGTTTAGGTTTTGCATAGAGGATGT GGATGCAGATTGGGATGCAGCATTCAATTTCTCCAAAAATACTGCGTTCTTGTCCAATTGCGCCAAAAAGACCAAAG GAGATATGTCACAGCGTCTGTGCACAGCGGCAGAAATAAAGTTCTACTTCTCTAGTTTCTATGAAAGAGGATCAAAGAGAGCCAATTATTTGAAACCTAACAAGAACTGTAATTTGAGCTCTTGGGTATCTGGATGTGAGCCAGGATGGGCATGCAGTGCTGGTGGTCAGAAAGTAGATCTCAAAAACTCAAAGGATATGCCTATTAGAACTGCTAGTTGTGCACCTTGTTGTGAGGGTTTCTTCTGCCCTCATG CTTGCCCATTGGGTGCTTTCTGCCCACTTGCAAAACTAAATAAAACAACAGGCATATGTGACCC ATACCATTACCAACTTCCTCCTGGACAGCCAAACCATACCTGTGGGGGAGCTGATGTTTGGGCTGATATAGAGAGTAGTAGTGAATTATTCTGTTCAGCTGGATCATATTGTCCATCTACAGTCCAGAAAATTCCTTGCAGTAGTGG GCATTTTTGCAGGACAGGTTCTATTTCTCAACAAA GTTGCTTTCGGTTGGCCACATGTGAGCTAAAATCGGAAAATCAGAACATCACTGCATACGGCGTCTTACTTTTT GCTGGATTAAGTTTTGTGCTTATCATTATATATAACTGCTCTGACCAAGTTCTCGCAACTCGAGAGAGAAGACAAGCGAAAACCAGGGAAAAGGCAGTTCAAAGTGTGAGAGAAACTGCACAAGCTCGTGAGAAGTGGAAATCTGCTAAAGACATTGCTAAGAAGCATGCAATTGGACTACAAACACAGTTATCACGTACATTTTCTCGCAGGAAATCTCAAAGGCAACCGGACCAGCTGAGAGGTCTGGCTCAAGCTAAACCTGGATCAGATGCTGCCTTACCTCCTAATCCATTGGGTTTTACAGGGCAGTCATCTGCTGCAACTaaagggaagaaaaaggaaaagagcaACCTCACAcaaatgttgcatgaaattGAGAGCGATCCTGAGGGTCATGAAGGGTTCAATCTGGAGATAGGAGataaaaactataaaaagaaTGCACCTAGGGGTAAGCAGTTGCATACTCAAAGCCAAATGTTCAGGTATGCATATGGCCAAATTGAAAGGGAAAAAGCTTTGCAGGAGCAGAATAAAAACTTAACCTTCTCTGGAGTAATCTCAATGGCTAATGATATTGAAATTAGAAAGAGGCTTATGGTTGAGGTTGCTTTCAAGGATTTAACCCTCACTTTGAAAGGGAAGAACAAACATTTGCTAAGATGTGTGACTGGGAAACTGATGCCTGGCCGAGTTTCTGCCGTCATGGGCCCATCTGGGGCTGGTAAAACAACGTTTCTTTCCGCTTTGACTGGAAAAGCAGCTGGATGCACCATGTCCGGTATGGTTCTTGTAAATGGGAAGATGGAACCTATTCAATCCTACAAAAGAATCATTGGTTTTGTCCCCCAAGATGACATTGTGCATGGAAACTTGACAGTGGAGGAGAATCTCTGGTTCAGTGCAAGATGCAG ACTCGAAGCTGATTTGCCGAAACCGGAAAAGGTTCTGGTTGTTGAAAGAGTCATTGAGTCATTGGGCTTGCAGCCAGTGCGGGATTGTCTTGTCGGGACCATAGAAAAGCGAGGAATCTCAGGAGGTCAGAGAAAACGTGTAAATGTTGGGCTGGAAATGGTCATGGAACCTTCACTTCTGATTTTAGATGAACCCACATCTGGCTTGGATAGTTCATCTTCCCAATTATTATTAAGAGCTCTTCGACGTGAAGCTCTTGAAGGAGTGAACATTTGCATGGTTGTCCACCAACCGAG CTACACTTTGTTCAGGATGTTTGATGATTTAATCCTTCTAGCCAAGGGTGGTCTCACAGTATATCATGGACCTGTGAAAAAAGTCGAAGAGTATTTTACTGGCCTCGGGATTAATGTTCCAGATCGTGTTAATCCACCAGATTATTTCATAGACATTTTGGAAGGAATATTAAAACCAAACACAAGCACGGGCGTTACTTACAAGCAACTTCCAATTAGGTGGATGCTACACAATGGTTATCCAGTTCCCATGGACATGTTACAGAGTGCTGATGGATTGGCAGCATCCGCCAGTGAAAACTCTGCTCATGGAGGAGGTTCAGTTAATGGTGGAGATGGACAGTCTTTTGCTGGAGATTTTTGGCAGGATGTGAAGTGTAATGTTGAGATGAAGAAAGATACTTTACAGCATAATTTCCTAAAATCAGGTGACTTATCTGATCGGAAAGTCCCTGGCGTCTTTCAGCAATACAAATACTTCATTGGAAG GGTTGGTAAACAGCGACTACGAGAAGCAAGGACACAAGCTGTAgattatttgattttattgcTGGCTGGAATCTGCTTAGGAACACTGGCTAAAGTGAGCGACGAAACTTTTGGGGCAGTTGGTTATACCTACACTGTCATTGCAGTTT CTCTCCTATGCAAGATTGCGGCATTGAGATCATTTTCTATGGACAAGCTACACTACTGGAGAGAAAGTGGTTCTGGGATGAGTTCCATGGCTTACTTCCTTTCAAAAGATACAGTTGACCATTTCAATACAATTATCAAGCCCTTGGTGTATCTCTCGATGTTCTATTTCTTCAATAATCCAAGATCATCAGTCGGagataattatattgttttagtCTGCCTGGTGTACTGCGTGACAGGAATAGCATACGCATTGGCCCTTTTCTTTGAACCTGGTCCAGCCCAACTG TGGTCAGTGCTTCTTCCGGTCGTTTTGACTCTGATAGCCACTCATACCGAAAACAGCAAAATTGTGGAGAATATATCCAACTTGTGCTACACTAAGTGGGCCTTGGAGGCATTTGTTGTATCAAATGCAAAAAGGTTTGCCGAAACTTTTCCTCTCTATGTGCTGCTTTTTCCCAATTTATGTTTACTGAGTTTTGTCATGTTGATTTACTCTATTACTCGCAGATATTCAGGAGTGTGGATCATCACAAGATGCGGTTCGCTTATGACAAATGGATATGATCTGAGTCATTACAGTCGTTCCTTAGTCTTCCTTCTCCTCACTGGTTTAGCCAGTCGTATTGTTGCCTTCATCGTAATGGTGACCTTCCAAAAGAAGTAG
- the LOC120003095 gene encoding ABC transporter G family member 28-like isoform X1, translating into MSSRENVNADDRVCFLSVFVLFMIVLSLPRPAACQDGSSYSNNPAAAQIFSELFFKSISNMTSVFKDDIKEQFRFCIEDVDADWDAAFNFSKNTAFLSNCAKKTKGDMSQRLCTAAEIKFYFSSFYERGSKRANYLKPNKNCNLSSWVSGCEPGWACSAGGQKVDLKNSKDMPIRTASCAPCCEGFFCPHGITCMIPCPLGAFCPLAKLNKTTGICDPYHYQLPPGQPNHTCGGADVWADIESSSELFCSAGSYCPSTVQKIPCSSGHFCRTGSISQQSCFRLATCELKSENQNITAYGVLLFAGLSFVLIIIYNCSDQVLATRERRQAKTREKAVQSVRETAQAREKWKSAKDIAKKHAIGLQTQLSRTFSRRKSQRQPDQLRGLAQAKPGSDAALPPNPLGFTGQSSAATKGKKKEKSNLTQMLHEIESDPEGHEGFNLEIGDKNYKKNAPRGKQLHTQSQMFRYAYGQIEREKALQEQNKNLTFSGVISMANDIEIRKRLMVEVAFKDLTLTLKGKNKHLLRCVTGKLMPGRVSAVMGPSGAGKTTFLSALTGKAAGCTMSGMVLVNGKMEPIQSYKRIIGFVPQDDIVHGNLTVEENLWFSARCRLEADLPKPEKVLVVERVIESLGLQPVRDCLVGTIEKRGISGGQRKRVNVGLEMVMEPSLLILDEPTSGLDSSSSQLLLRALRREALEGVNICMVVHQPSYTLFRMFDDLILLAKGGLTVYHGPVKKVEEYFTGLGINVPDRVNPPDYFIDILEGILKPNTSTGVTYKQLPIRWMLHNGYPVPMDMLQSADGLAASASENSAHGGGSVNGGDGQSFAGDFWQDVKCNVEMKKDTLQHNFLKSGDLSDRKVPGVFQQYKYFIGRVGKQRLREARTQAVDYLILLLAGICLGTLAKVSDETFGAVGYTYTVIAVSLLCKIAALRSFSMDKLHYWRESGSGMSSMAYFLSKDTVDHFNTIIKPLVYLSMFYFFNNPRSSVGDNYIVLVCLVYCVTGIAYALALFFEPGPAQLWSVLLPVVLTLIATHTENSKIVENISNLCYTKWALEAFVVSNAKRFAETFPLYVLLFPNLCLLSFVMLIYSITRRYSGVWIITRCGSLMTNGYDLSHYSRSLVFLLLTGLASRIVAFIVMVTFQKK; encoded by the exons ATGAGCAGCAGAGAGAACGTTAATGCGGATGATCGCGTttgttttctctctgttttcgtACTGTTCATGATTGTTCTGAGTTTACCACGGCCGGCTGCGTGTCAAGATGGCAGCAGCTATAGTAACAATCCAGCCGCCGCACAGATCTTCTCggaattgttttttaaaagcatTTCTAATATGACCTCCGTCTTTAAAGATGACATCAAAGAGCAGTTTAGGTTTTGCATAGAGGATGT GGATGCAGATTGGGATGCAGCATTCAATTTCTCCAAAAATACTGCGTTCTTGTCCAATTGCGCCAAAAAGACCAAAG GAGATATGTCACAGCGTCTGTGCACAGCGGCAGAAATAAAGTTCTACTTCTCTAGTTTCTATGAAAGAGGATCAAAGAGAGCCAATTATTTGAAACCTAACAAGAACTGTAATTTGAGCTCTTGGGTATCTGGATGTGAGCCAGGATGGGCATGCAGTGCTGGTGGTCAGAAAGTAGATCTCAAAAACTCAAAGGATATGCCTATTAGAACTGCTAGTTGTGCACCTTGTTGTGAGGGTTTCTTCTGCCCTCATGGTATTACTTGCATGATCC CTTGCCCATTGGGTGCTTTCTGCCCACTTGCAAAACTAAATAAAACAACAGGCATATGTGACCC ATACCATTACCAACTTCCTCCTGGACAGCCAAACCATACCTGTGGGGGAGCTGATGTTTGGGCTGATATAGAGAGTAGTAGTGAATTATTCTGTTCAGCTGGATCATATTGTCCATCTACAGTCCAGAAAATTCCTTGCAGTAGTGG GCATTTTTGCAGGACAGGTTCTATTTCTCAACAAA GTTGCTTTCGGTTGGCCACATGTGAGCTAAAATCGGAAAATCAGAACATCACTGCATACGGCGTCTTACTTTTT GCTGGATTAAGTTTTGTGCTTATCATTATATATAACTGCTCTGACCAAGTTCTCGCAACTCGAGAGAGAAGACAAGCGAAAACCAGGGAAAAGGCAGTTCAAAGTGTGAGAGAAACTGCACAAGCTCGTGAGAAGTGGAAATCTGCTAAAGACATTGCTAAGAAGCATGCAATTGGACTACAAACACAGTTATCACGTACATTTTCTCGCAGGAAATCTCAAAGGCAACCGGACCAGCTGAGAGGTCTGGCTCAAGCTAAACCTGGATCAGATGCTGCCTTACCTCCTAATCCATTGGGTTTTACAGGGCAGTCATCTGCTGCAACTaaagggaagaaaaaggaaaagagcaACCTCACAcaaatgttgcatgaaattGAGAGCGATCCTGAGGGTCATGAAGGGTTCAATCTGGAGATAGGAGataaaaactataaaaagaaTGCACCTAGGGGTAAGCAGTTGCATACTCAAAGCCAAATGTTCAGGTATGCATATGGCCAAATTGAAAGGGAAAAAGCTTTGCAGGAGCAGAATAAAAACTTAACCTTCTCTGGAGTAATCTCAATGGCTAATGATATTGAAATTAGAAAGAGGCTTATGGTTGAGGTTGCTTTCAAGGATTTAACCCTCACTTTGAAAGGGAAGAACAAACATTTGCTAAGATGTGTGACTGGGAAACTGATGCCTGGCCGAGTTTCTGCCGTCATGGGCCCATCTGGGGCTGGTAAAACAACGTTTCTTTCCGCTTTGACTGGAAAAGCAGCTGGATGCACCATGTCCGGTATGGTTCTTGTAAATGGGAAGATGGAACCTATTCAATCCTACAAAAGAATCATTGGTTTTGTCCCCCAAGATGACATTGTGCATGGAAACTTGACAGTGGAGGAGAATCTCTGGTTCAGTGCAAGATGCAG ACTCGAAGCTGATTTGCCGAAACCGGAAAAGGTTCTGGTTGTTGAAAGAGTCATTGAGTCATTGGGCTTGCAGCCAGTGCGGGATTGTCTTGTCGGGACCATAGAAAAGCGAGGAATCTCAGGAGGTCAGAGAAAACGTGTAAATGTTGGGCTGGAAATGGTCATGGAACCTTCACTTCTGATTTTAGATGAACCCACATCTGGCTTGGATAGTTCATCTTCCCAATTATTATTAAGAGCTCTTCGACGTGAAGCTCTTGAAGGAGTGAACATTTGCATGGTTGTCCACCAACCGAG CTACACTTTGTTCAGGATGTTTGATGATTTAATCCTTCTAGCCAAGGGTGGTCTCACAGTATATCATGGACCTGTGAAAAAAGTCGAAGAGTATTTTACTGGCCTCGGGATTAATGTTCCAGATCGTGTTAATCCACCAGATTATTTCATAGACATTTTGGAAGGAATATTAAAACCAAACACAAGCACGGGCGTTACTTACAAGCAACTTCCAATTAGGTGGATGCTACACAATGGTTATCCAGTTCCCATGGACATGTTACAGAGTGCTGATGGATTGGCAGCATCCGCCAGTGAAAACTCTGCTCATGGAGGAGGTTCAGTTAATGGTGGAGATGGACAGTCTTTTGCTGGAGATTTTTGGCAGGATGTGAAGTGTAATGTTGAGATGAAGAAAGATACTTTACAGCATAATTTCCTAAAATCAGGTGACTTATCTGATCGGAAAGTCCCTGGCGTCTTTCAGCAATACAAATACTTCATTGGAAG GGTTGGTAAACAGCGACTACGAGAAGCAAGGACACAAGCTGTAgattatttgattttattgcTGGCTGGAATCTGCTTAGGAACACTGGCTAAAGTGAGCGACGAAACTTTTGGGGCAGTTGGTTATACCTACACTGTCATTGCAGTTT CTCTCCTATGCAAGATTGCGGCATTGAGATCATTTTCTATGGACAAGCTACACTACTGGAGAGAAAGTGGTTCTGGGATGAGTTCCATGGCTTACTTCCTTTCAAAAGATACAGTTGACCATTTCAATACAATTATCAAGCCCTTGGTGTATCTCTCGATGTTCTATTTCTTCAATAATCCAAGATCATCAGTCGGagataattatattgttttagtCTGCCTGGTGTACTGCGTGACAGGAATAGCATACGCATTGGCCCTTTTCTTTGAACCTGGTCCAGCCCAACTG TGGTCAGTGCTTCTTCCGGTCGTTTTGACTCTGATAGCCACTCATACCGAAAACAGCAAAATTGTGGAGAATATATCCAACTTGTGCTACACTAAGTGGGCCTTGGAGGCATTTGTTGTATCAAATGCAAAAAGGTTTGCCGAAACTTTTCCTCTCTATGTGCTGCTTTTTCCCAATTTATGTTTACTGAGTTTTGTCATGTTGATTTACTCTATTACTCGCAGATATTCAGGAGTGTGGATCATCACAAGATGCGGTTCGCTTATGACAAATGGATATGATCTGAGTCATTACAGTCGTTCCTTAGTCTTCCTTCTCCTCACTGGTTTAGCCAGTCGTATTGTTGCCTTCATCGTAATGGTGACCTTCCAAAAGAAGTAG